From the genome of Nicotiana sylvestris chromosome 2, ASM39365v2, whole genome shotgun sequence, one region includes:
- the LOC138886196 gene encoding uncharacterized protein: MPYSVFKTLGIGKPRPTSMRLQMADRTMKRPLGVIDDVLFWVDKFILPTDFVILDCEVDYEVPIILGKPFLDTWKALVDIEAGELTFWVGDEKVVFHVCKSMRQPNSNEVCSFVDLMTEVIVDDTSVMINVEDPLEVVLLNHDEDEKEGWVECVNALQGMGSYTYEP; the protein is encoded by the coding sequence ATGCCTTATTCTGTGTTCAAGACATTGGGGATTGggaaaccaagacccacatccatgaggttgcaaatggcagaCCGAACAATGAAGAGGCCATTGGGGGTAATTGATGATGTGCTATTTTGGGTTGACAAGTTCATACTTCCCACAGATTTTGTGATActtgattgtgaggttgactACGAGGTGCCAATAATATTGGGGAAACCTTTCCTAGATACatggaaggccttagttgatatAGAAGCTGGGGAGCTCACCTTCTGGGTAGGCGATGAAAAAGTAGTGTTCCATGTTTGCAAGTCAATGAGGCAGCCTAATAGCAACGAagtgtgttcatttgtggatcTTATGACCGAAGTAATTGTTGATGACACAAGTGTGATGATTAATGTTGAAGACCCATTGGAAGTTGTGTTATTGAATCATGATGAGGATGAGAAGGAAGGCTGGGTAGAATGTGTCAatgctttgcaaggaatgggaTCATATACATATGAGCCCTGA